Proteins encoded within one genomic window of Setaria italica strain Yugu1 chromosome IV, Setaria_italica_v2.0, whole genome shotgun sequence:
- the LOC101782830 gene encoding protein EXORDIUM — MDSRSLISTKALQMVTTTLILLSLARPSLCQRRELELVETPAGDQLTYHGGAVLSGDIPVFIVWYGSFSAEQKAIVVDFIESLTSKPHSATPSVAQWWSTIHNVYLSTSTAAAGGDTRILLASQASDEQYSLGKSLTLDQVFQLAAGAGPRKGGLVLVLTDPGVVVDGFGSVRCGLHGADAGAGYAYAWAGDAERQCPGQCAWPFAKPSYGPQDKPLGAPNGDVGVDGMMVTLASMVAGAVTNPFRDAYYQGEKDAALEACTACAGVYGSGSYPGYAGDVLVDKDTGGSYNAIGAGGHKYLLPAVYDTGKPGCSTLV, encoded by the coding sequence ATGGATTCTCGCAGCTTGATCTCTACGAAGGCGCTACAGATGGTAACAACCACGCTGATCCTCCTGAGCCTGGCGCGGCCGTCGCTGTGCCAGCGGCGGGAGCTCGAGCTGGTGGAGACCCCGGCGGGCGACCAGCTGACGTaccacggcggcgccgtcctcAGCGGCGACATCCCCGTCTTCATCGTCTGGTACGGGAGCTTCTCGGCCGAGCAGAAGGCCATCGTCGTCGACTTCATCGAGTCGCTGACCTCCAAACCCCACTCCGCGACGCCCTCGGTCGCGCAGTGGTGGAGCACCATCCACAACGTCTACCtgtccacctccaccgccgccgccggcggcgacacgcgTATCCTCCTCGCCAGCCAGGCCTCCGACGAGCAGTACTCTCTCGGCAAGTCCCTGACGCTGGACCAGGTGTTCCAgctcgcggcgggcgcggggcccAGGAAGGGCGGGCTCGTGCTGGTGCTCACGGACCcgggcgtcgtcgtcgacggctTCGGCAGCGTGCGGTGCGGGCTCCACGGCGCCGATGCCGGCGCGGGCTACGCCTACGCGTGGGCGGGTGACGCCGAGCGGCAGTGCCCCGGGCAGTGCGCGTGGCCGTTCGCGAAGCCGTCGTACGGCCCGCAGGACAAGCCCCTGGGCGCGCCCAACGGCGACGTCGGCGTCGACGGCATGATGGTGACGCTCGCCAGCATGGTGGCGGGGGCCGTGACCAACCCGTTCCGCGACGCCTACTACCAGGGCGAGAAGGACGCCGCGCTGGAGGCGTGCACGGCGTGCGCCGGGGTGTACGGAAGCGGATCGTACCCCGGGTACGCCGGGGACGTGCTCGTCGACAAGGACACCGGAGGCAGCTACAATGCCATTGGCGCCGGGGGACACAAGTACCTGCTCCCCGCCGTCTACGACACGGGGAAGCCTGGTTGCTCTACTTTGGTGTAG
- the LOC101769607 gene encoding protein EXORDIUM-like 1, translating to MASAASSSFLRRRTHALLLLLVLALLSSARGSVAAGVSVASPSRRLMELYKPPPSDMLRYHDGAVLSGDISVSVLWYGRFTPAQKAIVTDFLLSLSAAAQGPSVAQWWSNINRLYLSKAAAASKNGAHGGGARIARVVLAGQVSDEGCSLGKSLKMSQLPALAARARPAKVGGGVALVLTAQDVAVEGFCASRCGHHGSYGGGGARAAYAWVGNPATQCPGQCAWPFHQPVYGPQAPPLVPPSGDAGMDGVVINVASMVAGAVTNPFGDGFYQGDRGAPLEAATACAGVYGRGAYPGYAGELLVDKATGASYNANGARGRKYLLPALYDPDTGDCATLV from the coding sequence ATGGCCTCAGCAGCTTCCAGTAGCTTCCTCCGTCGGAGAACCCATGCTCTGCTCTTGCTCCTGGTGCTGGCGCTCCTGAGCTCGGCGCGGGGCTCCGTGGCCGCGGGAGTGTCCGTGGCCAGCCCCAGCAGGAGGCTGATGGAGCTCTACAAGCCGCCGCCCAGCGACATGCTGAGGTACCACGACGGCGCCGTGCTGAGCGGCGACATCTCCGTCTCCGTCCTCTGGTACGGCCGCTTCACGCCGGCGCAGAAGGCCATCGTCACCgacttcctcctctccctctccgccgCGGCGCAGGGGCCGTCCGTCGCCCAGTGGTGGAGCAACATCAACCGGCTCTACCTCTCCaaggcggcggccgccagcAAGAACggcgcccacggcggcggcgccaggatCGCGCGGGTGGTCCTGGCCGGGCAGGTCTCGGACGAGGGTTGCTCGCTGGGGAAGAGCCTGAAGATGTCCCAGCTCCCGGCGctggcggcgagggcgcgccCGGCGAaggtgggcggcggcgtcgcgctgGTGCTCACGGCGCAGGACGTGGCGGTGGAGGGCTTCTGCGCGAGCCGGTGCGGGCACCACGGctcgtacggcggcggcggcgcgcgcgcggcgtaCGCGTGGGTGGGGAACCCGGCGACGCAGTGCCCCGGGCAGTGCGCGTGGCCGTTCCACCAGCCGGTGTACGGGCCccaggcgccgccgctggtgccgCCCAGCGGGGACGCCGGCATGGACGGCGTGGTGATCAACGTGGCCAGCATGGTGGCCGGCGCGGTGACCAACCCGTTCGGGGACGGGTTCTACCAGGGCGACCGCGGCGCGCCGCTGGAGGCCGCCACGGCGTGCGCGGGGGTGTACGGCAGGGGCGCCTACCCCGGGTACGCCGGGGAGCTGCTCGTGGATAAGGCGACGGGCGCCAGCTACAACGCCAACGGGGCCCGCGGGAGGAAGTACCTGCTCCCGGCGCTCTACGACCCCGACACGGGTGACTGCGCCACCTTGGTGTGA